A window from Malaclemys terrapin pileata isolate rMalTer1 chromosome 18, rMalTer1.hap1, whole genome shotgun sequence encodes these proteins:
- the MIS12 gene encoding protein MIS12 homolog has translation MSVNPMAYEAQFFGFTPQTCMLRVYIAFQDYLFEMMLVVERVILKKLEGFPDSKISPFQIRKSTEKFLLFMKERFDHLFSKMEQMLLQLVLNIPKNVLLPEDKVHEQYPYSKEQFQTLQGEIDQLQKQYKVEVSAGQALLAELEEQKMVQAELEKTLQWFDGLENICREHGTSNLKESFAFLTQTSKKLQDILKEVEKKNKRLQKSSLHAV, from the coding sequence ATGTCAGTGAATCCTATGGCATATGAAGCCCAGTTCTTTGGTTTTACCCCTCAGACATGTATGCTTAGGGTCTACATTGCATTTCAAGACTACCTGTTTGAAATGATGCTGGTTGTGGAAAGAGTCATTCTGAAGAAATTAGAAGGCTTTCCTGACTCTAAGATCAGTCCATTCCAAATCCGTAAGAGCACAGagaaatttcttctcttcatgaaGGAGCGCTTTGATCACCTCTTCAGCAAAATGGAACAAATGCTTTTGCAGTTGGTGTTAAACATCCCTAAAAATGTTTTGCTTCCTGAAGACAAGGTCCACGAGCAGTACCCCTACAGTAAGGAACAGTTTCAAACTCTTCAAGGTGAAATTGATCAACTACAGAAACAATACAAGGTCGAAGTGTCTGCTGGACAGGCCCTTTTAGCAGAATTAGAAGAACAGAAAATGGTTCAGGCAGAACTTGAGAAGACCCTCCAGTGGTTTGATGGGCTTGAGAACATATGCAGAGAGCACGGGACTAGCAATTTAAAGGAAAGCTTTGCATTCTTGACGCAAACTTCTAAGAAACTGCAAGATATACTAAAGGaagttgaaaagaaaaacaaaagattgCAAAAAAGTAGTCTCCATGCAGTGTAA